One window of Gloeothece citriformis PCC 7424 genomic DNA carries:
- a CDS encoding tetratricopeptide repeat protein gives MKSNFLSQLFSSTGTIKIYEQTYKLPLLKSREFWRLQKTIQKRQQLIQESQGLKGVKWPNQSNFDSQFKDLENLIRDYDKIIQFLYQYQQSFQQFFSLLSEDIKRIVKGKFSQLYQAEQQRLELEKKFSEDLSLGLIFKTQKQQILKNTLILYRSAQLMLKKIELISKSIDKITEDQNLQIQSLQGIVQQLTSYAKIYSLQQEIDRLETDIQKLADIAINFEQNFSNYLSPFQGLITQIVNVDRELSEIVEQIRLLAEDITDQDLGNFQDSDNWYETLSEFLLKSDQKQERIREAFEQIQTFPYFNLDQLSFPESLLEETSLIKTLNRIQLEVESKLNQFSLNLNPEMAFNLAKNYHQEGMKYYLKKDYHKTLIHLTQAINLNPLYVNAYYNRGLTYYQLKEYDKAREDYNQALRINPQFIYAYNGRGFVYYELKEYDKALEDYHQALTINSQFTHAYYNRGLVYCDLKEYDKAREDYYKVLAIDPHYTDAYKKLKDIL, from the coding sequence ATGAAGTCAAATTTTCTATCTCAACTGTTTTCCTCCACTGGAACGATTAAAATTTATGAACAAACCTACAAATTACCCCTGTTAAAGAGTAGAGAGTTTTGGCGACTCCAAAAAACGATCCAAAAGCGACAGCAATTAATTCAAGAGAGTCAAGGGTTAAAGGGGGTTAAGTGGCCAAATCAGAGTAACTTTGACTCTCAATTTAAAGACCTGGAAAACTTAATTAGAGATTACGATAAAATTATTCAATTTCTCTATCAATATCAACAAAGTTTTCAACAGTTTTTTAGTCTTTTATCCGAAGATATTAAAAGAATTGTCAAGGGTAAATTTTCTCAATTATATCAAGCGGAACAGCAAAGACTAGAACTCGAAAAAAAATTCTCCGAAGATTTAAGTTTAGGTCTGATTTTTAAAACTCAAAAACAACAAATATTAAAAAATACGTTGATTCTTTACCGTTCCGCTCAACTAATGTTAAAAAAAATTGAGTTAATTAGTAAAAGTATTGACAAAATTACCGAGGATCAAAATTTACAGATTCAGTCTTTACAGGGAATTGTTCAACAGTTAACCTCTTATGCTAAAATTTATTCTCTTCAGCAAGAGATTGATAGACTAGAAACCGATATTCAAAAACTAGCTGATATAGCGATTAATTTTGAACAAAATTTCTCCAACTATTTAAGCCCTTTTCAAGGATTAATTACTCAAATAGTAAACGTCGATCGGGAACTGTCAGAAATCGTTGAACAAATTAGACTATTAGCAGAAGATATTACCGATCAAGACTTAGGAAATTTTCAAGACTCTGATAATTGGTACGAAACCCTAAGCGAGTTTTTACTAAAAAGCGATCAGAAACAGGAAAGAATTAGAGAAGCTTTTGAACAGATTCAAACTTTCCCCTATTTTAATCTAGATCAATTGAGTTTTCCTGAATCTTTATTAGAAGAAACTTCCCTCATTAAAACTTTAAATAGGATTCAACTTGAAGTAGAAAGTAAACTGAATCAATTTAGTCTTAATCTGAATCCTGAAATGGCCTTTAACCTCGCTAAAAATTATCATCAAGAAGGGATGAAATACTACCTTAAAAAAGACTATCATAAAACCCTAATTCATTTAACTCAAGCCATTAACCTTAATCCTTTATATGTTAATGCCTATTATAATCGAGGGTTAACCTATTATCAGTTAAAAGAGTATGATAAAGCTAGAGAAGATTATAATCAAGCTTTACGGATTAATCCTCAATTTATTTATGCTTATAATGGTAGAGGATTCGTCTATTATGAACTGAAAGAATATGATAAAGCCCTAGAAGATTATCATCAAGCTTTAACGATTAATTCCCAATTTACCCATGCTTACTACAATCGAGGTTTAGTTTATTGCGACCTTAAAGAGTATGATAAAGCTAGAGAAGATTATTATAAAGTTCTTGCCATTGACCCTCATTATACAGACGCTTATAAAAAACTCAAAGATATTCTGTAA
- a CDS encoding DUF86 domain-containing protein has product MSKIDDLTRLKHIRDAAAEALFFIENKTREDLDTNRMLSLALVRLIEIIGEAANHVSESSKTKYVKIPWRQIIGMRNRIIHAYFDVDLEIVWQVITQDLFPLIVEVEKAIEDLES; this is encoded by the coding sequence ATGAGCAAAATTGATGATTTAACTCGTTTAAAACATATCAGAGATGCAGCAGCAGAGGCATTATTTTTTATCGAAAATAAGACGCGAGAAGATTTAGATACCAATAGGATGCTATCTTTAGCTTTAGTTAGGTTAATTGAAATCATCGGAGAAGCTGCCAATCATGTTTCTGAATCTAGCAAAACTAAATATGTCAAAATCCCTTGGCGACAAATTATTGGCATGAGAAATCGTATTATTCACGCTTATTTTGACGTTGATTTAGAGATAGTATGGCAAGTCATTACTCAAGATTTATTTCCTCTAATCGTTGAGGTTGAAAAGGCAATTGAAGATTTAGAAAGTTGA